Genomic DNA from Sphingobium sp. WTD-1:
CATTTCATTGCCCTGCACCTCGGCCGAGGCACCGAAGTCGAGGATCGACGAGATCAGGATGATGCCGTTGACCGAGACGTCGTTGTAGCTGCCCTCCAACTCGTTGATGAGGGCGACCGAACGGGTGGTGCCGTAGCTTTCGCCGCCGATATATTTGGGCGAGGACCAGCGGCCATTTTCGCCGAGCCACAGGCGGATATAGTCGGCGATCGACTTGGCGTCGGCGGAGACGCCCCAATAATCCTTGGGATCCTTCTTGCCGATGGCGTGGGAGAAGCCGGTGCCGACCGGATCGATGAAGACGAGGTCGGTGACGTCGAGCAGCGATTCCGCATTGTCGACCAGCGGATAGGGCGGCGCGCCGTCATCCTGCGCATCGGGCAGGACCACGCGCTTGGGACCGAAGGCGCCCATGTGCAGCCAGAGCGAGCCCGAGCCGGGGCCGCCATTATAGAGGAAGGTGATCGGCCGGGTCTTGTCGCCGCCATCCTTGACATAGGAGGTTGCGTAGATCGCCGCGAGCGGCTTGCCGTCCTTGTCCTTGATGTAGGTTTCGCCGGTGGTCGCGGTGTAGCTGATCGCCTTGCCGCCGAACACGCCCTTATGATGGGTGACCGAGACATTGGGGGCGGGCACGCCAGCTTCGGCGGCCGGCGCTTCGTCCTTCTTCCTGCCTTCGTCCTGGGCCTGGACGGCCAAGGGCATGATGGCCAGCGCGAGCGCGGCCAGCGAAATCGTCAAACGCATTAAGGATGCTCCCCTTTCTTTTGTAGCGGCTGCGCTAGCCCAGAGCGGGCTGCACTGGAAGGGGGAACGGGCGAGGGAGCCGCGATGGCGGGGCGACTGGCAGCACGCTTTTCCTTGATTTCCCGTCCGGCCGATGGTCTGGAAGGGCGATGATTATCTCGACCATCCCCTGGGACCAGCCTGCCACCATGATCGACCTGGACGGTAAGGCGCCGCTGATCGCGACGGTGCGCGATTGCGTCATCCATTATGGCCTGTTCAAGCCCTTCGCCAAGGAACAGGCGCGGGTGCTGTTGACCCAGCCGGTGCATCGCGAGGGGCAGAAGACCCGGACCTGGCTGCTCAATCCCGATGAAATCCAGCAACTGGCGGACAAGCTGCGCGCCGAGGGCTGAGTTAACGGCGGCGGCCGGCCTGGAGCAGGGCGTAGAAGGTCACCGCCGAAAAGCCGATCGCGCTCACGAGGCCGATGGCGGCGCCGATCCAGGCGCCGTCCATGCCGGCCAGAAGCTGGCCGGCGAGAAAGCCTATAATCGGCAATATCATCAGCAACAGGCAGCCGAGCGCCGCCATGTCAGCGGTTCGCTTCGGCGGCCTTGGCCCGCTCCAGGAAGTTGCGGGACAGGCCGTGATAGAGGCGCTCGCGACAGAATATCTGCGCCGATGCGTCGGCGACCAGCGCGGCGCCGAGCAATGGCAGCATGAAGCCGCGGCTGCCGGTGGTTTCCGAAATGATGATGACGGCGGTCAATGGCGCGCGCACCACGCCGGTAAAATAGGCGACCATGCCCAGCAGCACGACGGCGCTCGCCGGTTCGCCGGGGAAAATCCAGCGCAGCAGATTGCCGAAGCCGGCGCCGGTGGCGAGCGAGGGGGCGAAGATGCCGCCTGGAATGCCCGAGACGCTGGTGGCGAGGGTGCTGAGGAATTTGGCGGGGGCAAACCAGAGCGGCTGGTCGCCGCCCGCGATCATGGTGCGGGCCGGGGCATAGCTGGTGCCCCAGGTGAGGCCGGTGGCTACGCCGATCGCCGCCACCAGCAGGCCGCAGCCACCGGCGAACAGCACCGGATGGGCCCGCATCCAGTCGGTCATGCGATTGCGCGCGGTGGCGGCATCGAGCGCCAGCCGCGCGAACAGGCCGCCGGACATGCCGCCCAGCAGCCCGGCCAGTAGCGCGATCGGCACTGCCGATTGCAGCGGTAGATGGGCTGCGACCGCGCCGAAATAGACATAGTCGCCGGCCACGCCGAGGCTGACCATGCCCGAGATGATGACCGCGGTGATGACCAGCAGGGTCATGCGCTGCTCATAGGCGGAGGCCAGTTCCTCGATCGCGAAGGCAATGCCGGCGAGCGGCGTGTTGAAGGCGGCGGCGACGCCGGCCGCGCCGCCCGCGACCATGACGGACGCGCGCAGCGGCACGTTCAGCAAAGCGTGGACGCGGGCAAGGATGGCGGCGGAAATCTGGACGGTGGGGCCTTCGCGGCCGACCGAAGCGCCGACCAGCAGGCCGGCGATGGTCAGCACGACCTTCAGCAGCGCCATGCGCAGGTCAACCAGGCAGCGGCCGACCTTTTCCGGCAATTGGGTAGCGGCGATCACCTGCGGGATGCCCGATCCGCCGGCAAAGGGCGCGACGCTGCGGGTGATCCAGGCGAGGGCGGCAAAGCCGAGCGGGGTCAGCAGCAGCGGCAGCCAGCGATTGGCGGTGGCCAGGCGATGGAAAGCCTCGGTCGCTTCGTCTGCGGCCCAGGCGAAGGCGAGCGCGGCGAGGCCGACCAGCACGGCGCCGCCGATCAGGGCGAGACGACGGCGGAACAGCAAGGATGTCGGCCCGCTATGGCGCAGCAGCGCGCGGGCGCGGCGGCGGTTCCAGCGCTGGCCGGGGCGGCTCATGAAGGACGTTGCGCGCCGGGGCGCGATTGACGCAGGACGCGGAAAGGGGGCGGCGCGGATGCCATGGCGCGAATATCGATCCCGGTGGGCTGGACGCGCCCTCCCTACCAGCAAAATGGGCGATGGCCAGTATTTTCCGGGCTATTTCTGCGGATAAAACCGGGCTGTGCTCAGAACATCACGCCGATGCCGAGAATGCCGACATTGGCATCGGGTTCGCCATTGCCGATCAGCAGCCTTTTATACTCGATCTTGAGATAGAGTTTTTCAGTCAGATTATGTTCCCAGCCGGTGCCGATGCCGATGGCGTCGCTGCATTCGCGACAATCCTTCGACTGCCAGTTCGCGCCGATGAACAGCTTGTTCTCGCGCACCAGTTCGACGCCGATACGGCCGCCAATGCCCCAGGCGACCCGCGTGTCGCGCACCAGTAGCTTTTCCGCGACCGCCTCGACACCGACGAAGAAGCGTTCGTCCAGATCGACGTCATAGCCGCCGGCGATGCCGCTGATTGCATCGGTGCCTTCGCCGTTCCAACTAAGGCCGCCGGTCAGTTCGACATAGGCTTCGTCGGCGCGCGCTGGACTGCTGGCCAGGGCCAGGGCCAGGGCGGTGGCGAGCAATAGAGCGGGCTTGCGCATGCGGGATACTCCACGGCCGTCGATCCGATGACCTTCGAGGTGCATCCTACGGGACCATGGCGTCAATCGGGGTTTGTGCGGGGGGCGCCCCTCAGAGCCGGTCCATCCGCAGCCAGTCGGGATCGCCGGACCAGGCGCTGGTCAAGGCCTTGCGGGCGGCGGCGGCCTCTGCCTCATGCCCCTGGGCTGCCTCCGCGCGGGCGAGGCCGTAAAGCGCCCAGCCATTATTGGGAGCCTGGATCAGGGCCTGGCGGAAGGCGGCGCTGGCATCGTCGGGGCGGCCGACGAGAAAGAGGGCGGCGCCGAGCGACTGATGCACCGGATAATACCAGTAGGCCGGTTCCTGATAGGGTATCTTGCCCTCCAGCGCGATCGCGGCGCGATAATGATCGGCGGCCTGCGCATAGCGGCGCTGGGCGGTGGCGAGACGGCCGCGCGCGACCGCGGTGGCGAGCGCGATCAGGTCAGGGGCGGGGACGCCCTGCGCGATCATCGGGGCCAGTGCATCGGAGCGGGCGAGCACGCTCATCGCTGCGACCTCCGCATCGAAGCCGCGCTGGTCGCGCTGCTGGGCGAAGGCGACGGCGCGGGCATAATGGCGCATCGCGATGGCATAGGGCAGGCGCGGATCGGGCGCGGGCAGGGCGAGGATGTCGGCGGGCGCGGCGAACTGCGCCATGGCCAGATAGGGGGCGGCGTCGATTGCCTGGATCCAGGCGATGGCGGCCGAGGTTGCGGGATCGAGGATGGTGCGCAGGCGCCGCGCCTCCCGCATCGCGCCGTCCATGTCGCCCGCCATCTGCGCGGAGGCGACGATGAAATGGACATTGTGCGGATAATAGCCGTAGCGCACCAGGCTGTGGTCGTCGGTGGCGCGGATGAAGGCTTCGTCGGCGCGGGCGGCAGCGATGTTGACGCGGATCGAGTCGCGATAGCGGCCCACGACCTGATAGATGTGGCTTGGCATATGGACGAGATGGGCGGCGCTGGGCGCGCCATCAGCGGAGAGGCGATCGGCGGCAGCTTCGGCGCGTTTTGCATCGCTTGCTTCGAGCAGATGGATCATCAGATGCGCCGCCTGGACATGGGCGGGATTGCGGGCCTGCACCGTTTCGACCAGGCGGATGGCCGCGCCGGCGCGCCCGATCGGGGTCTTGCGGTCGGCCTCCCAATAATTCCACGGGCTGGTGTCCATCGCCGCCTCGGCGGCCAGCAGGGCGACATCGTCATCGGCCGGGAAGCGCGCGGCAAGTGCCAGCATCGCATCGGCATAGGCGGCGTCGAGCGCTGCGCGGTCGGCATCGGGATCACGGGCATAGCGTAGCGCCGCTGCCTCGATCAGACCGCGCTCCATCGGTGACGCTTGATCGTGCAGTATTATCGCCCGGTCCATCGCGGCGAGCGCGGCGCCCCGGTCGCCGGCATCCATCGGTGCATTGATATTGGGGCCGAGCGCCACCGCCTCGCCCCACCAGCAGAGCGCGCAGGCCGGATCGAGCCGCTGTGCCATCCGGAAGGAGCGGACCGCGCCGGCATGGTTGAAGCCGTACATGAGCAGCAGGCCCTGGCTGAAATAGCGGCGCGCCTGCGGATTGGCGGTGGTCAGCGGAAAGCGCGAATGGGTGAGATCGTCGAACAACGGGATCGGCGGGGCATGAGCGATCGGCTGGGCGGCGGCGGCCGCGATCAGCAATTCGCGGGCGAGGGCGGAGCCGACCCGCGGGCCGCTGCACAGGCTGCGGGCGAGGCGGACGGGATCAAGCGCGGCAAGCGTCGCGGGCGAGAAGGCGGGTTCGATCGATACGGAGGCGAGCGACAGGCCGATGCCCAGCGCGGTCGCTGCCCTTATCCAGTCAGCCATGCGTCCGGCCCTTCCCCAAAAGCCCGCCATCTGTGAGACAGGCTATATCATCGGGGAAGGGGCCGGTAAATCAGGGCCTCAATGCGCCTGTTCGAGATAGGCGTCGATGGTCGCCAGATGGGTGTCCTTGGCCTGCTGCGGCAGGAAGGAACCGGTGATGCTGTTGCGCGCGAGCAGGGCGATCTGCTCGCGGGTCAGGTTGCGTGCGGCGGTGACGGCGCGATAATTGTCGTTGAGATAGCCGCCGAAATAGGCCGGATCGTCGGAATTGACCGTCGCGCGCAGGCCCATCTCCAGCATCCGGTCGAGCGGATGGCTGGCGATATCGTCGATCACGCATAATTTGAGGTTGGAGAGCGGGCAGACGGTCAGCACCATCTGCTCGTCCACCAGTCGGTCGACCAGGGCATCTTCCTCCAGCGCGCGATTGCCGTGGTCGATCCGGTCGACCTTGAGCAGGTCGAGCGCTTCCCAGACATAGGCGGGCGGGCCTTCCTCGCCGGCATGGGCGCACAGCTTGAGGCCGGCGTCGGCCGCAGCCGCGAAGACGCGGGCGAATTTCTCGGGCGGGTGGCCGACTTCCGACGAGTCCAGTCCTACCGCCTTGATCTGCGGCAGCCAGGGGGTAGCGGCGCGCAGCGTGTCGAACGCCTCTTCCTCGCTCAGATGGCGCAGGAAGCTCATGATCAGGTCGCTGGTGATGCCATGGCGTGCCTGCGCCTCGCGCATGGCCGACAGCAGTCCCTCGATCACATGGGCGAAGGGCACGCCGCGCGATGTGTGCGCCTGCGGATCGAACATGATTTCGGCATGGATGATATTGTCCTGCGCCGCGCGATCGAAATAGGCGGCGGCGAGATCGCGGAAATCCTGCGGCGTGCGCAGCACATTGGTGCCGGCATAATAGATATTCAGGAAATCCTGGAGATTGCCGAAGTCATAAGCCTGGCGGATCTCGTCGATCGAGCCGTAAGGCAAGGTCACTTCGTTCCGCCGGGCCAGCGCGAACATCAGTTCGGGCTCCAGCGTCCCTTCGATATGGAGGTGCAACTCTGCCTTGGGCAGTCCGGTGATGAATTGGTCGACGTTGGTCATGGGGCCTCTATACAGGATCGGCCACCATGGCACAGCTACGGGCCGCGTGAAACGGCCGGTGTCGTGCCGATCGATCCATGCACCATGGCGGGACTGCATGACACAGTCGAAACGGAATTTGAAAGTGCCGGCAACGCCATTAGAGCAGCTTGGCAATCACCTCTTCGCCGATGCGGGCGGCATTATCGCACCATTCGGAACGGGTCTTGCCCTTGACCGTGACGCCGCAGGCGGTGACGCCCAACTGCGCATAGGTTGCGATGCGGTCGACGATCTGCTGGTTGGACAGATCCTCGCCCGGCTTGTTGACGCCGCCCAGGATCACCTCGGGCAGCTTCGTGCGGCCGACCTGCGCGGCATAGTCGTTCATATAGGCGATGCCGGCCTGAAGATCGGCTTCATTCTCCATCGCGGCGGTGCGGGTGGTGGCGCTGTTGACGCCGCCGCCGGCGGTAAAGAAGGGGTTCCAGCCGTCGGCGAGATCGACCACGCGGCGGATGGCGCGTTTCGCATTGCCGCCGACATAGAGGGGCAGGCCGGGCTTTTGCGGTGATCCGGGGACGATGCGGTTGCCGAAGGCCTGATAGCCGGTGCCTTCGAAGGCGAATTCTTCGCCCGACGTGGCGGTACGGATGGCGCGCAGATATTCGTCCATCAGTTCGTTGCGCTGGTCGAAGTCCACGCCGAGCGCGCGATATTCGCCCTTGAGATAGCCCGCACCCGCGCTGAGCGTCACCCGGCCGCCGGCAAAGGCGTCGAGCGTGGTGATGTCGCGCGCGACGATGAAGGGGTTACGATAGGGCAGGACGAGGATGCCGGTCTGCAGCCGCAGGGTCGTGGTGTGGGCGGCGAGCAGGGCGAGCATGACGAAGGGCGACTGGGCGTGGTGCCCGCCCGTGTCGAGCCAGCGGCCGGTGGGCACGGGATGGTCGGTGACGAGGCCGGCGTGGAAGCCCGCCTGCTCCACCGTGCGGCCGATTTCCGCGACCGCCGCCATCGTACCGAACTCGTCCGGGAGGTCGGCATGGTCGAAGGGCAGGGGGACGTTGATCTTCATGCGTCGGATACTCCATGCGGTTCGACCAGCACCCATTGGCCGGCGGCATTGCGGACCCAGCCGGACGAGGCCCAGCTGCCGCCATCGACCGGCAATATGGTCCCGGTGATGTAGCTGCTCATCGGCGAGGCGAGGAACAGGGCGGCCTGGCCGCATTCGCGGTCGACGCCGGGCCGTTGCAGCGGAATGCGGCGGGCGGTGGCGTCGGCCATGGCGGGCGGCACCGGGAACCAGGTGGCTTCGTCTACCGGGCCGGGGGGATTGCCGCGTGTGCCGGGCGTGGTGGTGAAATCGGGCGCGATCGCGTTCACGCGGATGCCGTGGTCGGCCAGCTCCAGCGCCATGCTGCGGGTGAAGTTGTTCATCCCCGCCTTGCAGGCGGCATAGACGGCGTAGCCGGGTGCGGCGCGCGATCCTTCGATGCTGGAGACGTTGATGATGGCGCCGCCGCGCCCGCCCGCGATAATGTGCGGCACGGCGGCCGAGGTGGCGGCGAGCATCGAGACGAGGTTGAGGTCGATATGGCGACGCCAGCTATTCTGGCTCTGGTCGAGAAAGGCCTTCCGGCTGACGCCGCCGGCATTGTTGACGAGGATGTCGATCCGGCCAAAGCGGGCCTGGGCCGCATCGACCATCGCCGCGACCTGATCGGGCTGGGCCATGTCGGTCGGGAGGGCGAGGCAGGCGCGGCCATGCTCCGCGACCCGTGCCGCGACTTCGGTTCCGCGTTCGGGGAAGATGTCGGCAATGATGATATCTGCGCCGGCCTCTGCCAGCGCGAGCGCAATGGCGCGACCTATGCCCGCGCCGCCGCCGGTGACGATGGCGACCTGATCGGTGATGCGGCATTGGTCTGGCGCCATGGCGCGATCCTCTTCCCCTTTTGACCGTCAGTTCGCGGCCAAGGGGGAAGGGGAGTCAATCGCGTGCCCGGTCATATCGACCGGGCGATGGCGCTTATTGCGCGGTCCAGCCGCCGTCGATCGAGAGATTGGCGCCGGTGATCTGGGCGGCGGCGTCGCTGCACAGGTAGAGGGCCGTGGCGGCGACCTGTTCGGCGGTAACGAACTGCTTGGTCGGCTGGCCGGCGAGCAGCACGTCGTTCATCACCTGCTCGCGGGTCATGTTCCGCGCCTTCATCGTGTCGGGAATCTGGTTTTCCACGAGTGGGGTCCAGACATAGCCGGGCGAGATGCAGTTGGCGGTGATGCCGAAGGTGGCGACTTCCAGCGCGACCGTCTTGGTGAAGCCGTTGAGGCCGTGCTTGGCGGTTACATATGCGCTCTTGAAGGGCGAGGCGACCAGCGAATGGGCCGAGGCGGTCTGGATGATCCGGCCCCACTTCTTTTCCTTCATGTAAGGAATGGCAAGGCGCGTGGTGTGGAAGGCGGCGTTGAGATTCAGCGCGATGATGAGATCCCATTTGTCGAGCGGGAATTCCTCGACCGGGGCGACATGCTGCATGCCGGCATTGTTGATGAGGATGTCGATGCCGCCGAAGGCAGTGGCTGCTTCCTGCATCATCGCCTCGATCTGGTCGACCTTGGTCAGGTCATGGCCGCTGTAGAGCGCCTTGGCGCCCGAGAGGGCTTCAAGGCCGAGCCGTTCCTGCTCGATTCCGTCCGCGTCGCCAAAGCCGTTGATCACGACATTGGCGCCTTCGCCGGCCAGCGCCTTGGCATAGGCCAGGCCGATGCCCGAGGTGGAACCGGTGATCAGGGCGGTCTTGCCAGCGAGGGACTTGCTCATGCCATTTTCTCCTTGAGATGATCCGGCGCGTCGAGATCGAAGGTCGCGCTCTTTCCGTCGAGAATGTTGCGGGCGATGAGGTCGCCCTTGTGCATCACTTCTTCCACCGCCTCGCGACCCTGGCTCCAATGGTCAAGCATGGTCGCGCGGGAAAATTCGAAATCCTTCGCGCCGCTTTCCCAGGCGCGGGTGCGGTAGATGAGGTGGACGATATTGACCGAGCCGCCATCGAGCATGTCGCGCAGCTTCTGCGCCTCCGGCCCGTCCTGTAGTTCGGGCGGCAACTTGTCGAGCAGCGCCTTGATCGCGCCATGTTCGCGGCGCAGGCGCAGATACTGGTCGGTCACCTGGCGGGTGCGGCTGCTATACTGAATGTCCTTCATGCGCGAATAGACATCGGTCATCTGCCGCGGCATCGGCCCTTCGGCCGGGAAGAGATCGACCTGGAACACCAGCATGTCGTCGGTCTGGTGGTTGAGCACATGGGCGAGCGGGGTGTTGGAAACGATGCCGCCATCCCAATACCAGCGCCCATCGATCTCGACCGGAGGCAGGCCGGGCGGCAGCGCGCCCGAGGCCATGATATGGCGTGCGTCGATGCGGGTATTGCCGCCTGGGCCGCGCGTGTCCCAATAGGCGAAATTGCCGCTTTCGACATCGACCGCGCCGATGGACAGGCGGACCGGGCCGTCATTGAGCAGATCCCAGTCGACGCAGGCGTCGAGCGTGTCCTTGAGCGGCGCGCTGTCATAGAAGCTGATCGCGCCGGCCGATCCTTCGGGCATCAGCGGCGCGGGCCACAGGCGCGGGCGGAACATGCCCGGCACGCCCAGGGTCGCGACCGTGCCGGCGGCCATCAGATGGGCGGCTTCGCGGATATGGTCTATTTCCGGCAGGATCATGTTGGGCATGCCGCCCGAGACGGTGAGCCAGAATTTCTTGAGCTGGCTGAGCCGACGGTGCGGCGGGTTGCCGGCGATGATGGCGGCATTGACCGCACCGATCGAGATGCCCGCGACCCAGCTGACATCGACCCCGAGCTCATCGAGCCGCTGATAGACGCCGGCCTGGAAG
This window encodes:
- a CDS encoding DUF3734 domain-containing protein — its product is MADTESRLRRRATTPLPLPREVALLLQGGGALGSFQAGVYQRLDELGVDVSWVAGISIGAVNAAIIAGNPPHRRLSQLKKFWLTVSGGMPNMILPEIDHIREAAHLMAAGTVATLGVPGMFRPRLWPAPLMPEGSAGAISFYDSAPLKDTLDACVDWDLLNDGPVRLSIGAVDVESGNFAYWDTRGPGGNTRIDARHIMASGALPPGLPPVEIDGRWYWDGGIVSNTPLAHVLNHQTDDMLVFQVDLFPAEGPMPRQMTDVYSRMKDIQYSSRTRQVTDQYLRLRREHGAIKALLDKLPPELQDGPEAQKLRDMLDGGSVNIVHLIYRTRAWESGAKDFEFSRATMLDHWSQGREAVEEVMHKGDLIARNILDGKSATFDLDAPDHLKEKMA
- a CDS encoding outer membrane beta-barrel protein, whose protein sequence is MRKPALLLATALALALASSPARADEAYVELTGGLSWNGEGTDAISGIAGGYDVDLDERFFVGVEAVAEKLLVRDTRVAWGIGGRIGVELVRENKLFIGANWQSKDCRECSDAIGIGTGWEHNLTEKLYLKIEYKRLLIGNGEPDANVGILGIGVMF
- a CDS encoding 3-hydroxybutyrate dehydrogenase; the encoded protein is MSKSLAGKTALITGSTSGIGLAYAKALAGEGANVVINGFGDADGIEQERLGLEALSGAKALYSGHDLTKVDQIEAMMQEAATAFGGIDILINNAGMQHVAPVEEFPLDKWDLIIALNLNAAFHTTRLAIPYMKEKKWGRIIQTASAHSLVASPFKSAYVTAKHGLNGFTKTVALEVATFGITANCISPGYVWTPLVENQIPDTMKARNMTREQVMNDVLLAGQPTKQFVTAEQVAATALYLCSDAAAQITGANLSIDGGWTAQ
- a CDS encoding tetratricopeptide repeat protein is translated as MADWIRAATALGIGLSLASVSIEPAFSPATLAALDPVRLARSLCSGPRVGSALARELLIAAAAAQPIAHAPPIPLFDDLTHSRFPLTTANPQARRYFSQGLLLMYGFNHAGAVRSFRMAQRLDPACALCWWGEAVALGPNINAPMDAGDRGAALAAMDRAIILHDQASPMERGLIEAAALRYARDPDADRAALDAAYADAMLALAARFPADDDVALLAAEAAMDTSPWNYWEADRKTPIGRAGAAIRLVETVQARNPAHVQAAHLMIHLLEASDAKRAEAAADRLSADGAPSAAHLVHMPSHIYQVVGRYRDSIRVNIAAARADEAFIRATDDHSLVRYGYYPHNVHFIVASAQMAGDMDGAMREARRLRTILDPATSAAIAWIQAIDAAPYLAMAQFAAPADILALPAPDPRLPYAIAMRHYARAVAFAQQRDQRGFDAEVAAMSVLARSDALAPMIAQGVPAPDLIALATAVARGRLATAQRRYAQAADHYRAAIALEGKIPYQEPAYWYYPVHQSLGAALFLVGRPDDASAAFRQALIQAPNNGWALYGLARAEAAQGHEAEAAAARKALTSAWSGDPDWLRMDRL
- a CDS encoding chloride channel protein gives rise to the protein MSRPGQRWNRRRARALLRHSGPTSLLFRRRLALIGGAVLVGLAALAFAWAADEATEAFHRLATANRWLPLLLTPLGFAALAWITRSVAPFAGGSGIPQVIAATQLPEKVGRCLVDLRMALLKVVLTIAGLLVGASVGREGPTVQISAAILARVHALLNVPLRASVMVAGGAAGVAAAFNTPLAGIAFAIEELASAYEQRMTLLVITAVIISGMVSLGVAGDYVYFGAVAAHLPLQSAVPIALLAGLLGGMSGGLFARLALDAATARNRMTDWMRAHPVLFAGGCGLLVAAIGVATGLTWGTSYAPARTMIAGGDQPLWFAPAKFLSTLATSVSGIPGGIFAPSLATGAGFGNLLRWIFPGEPASAVVLLGMVAYFTGVVRAPLTAVIIISETTGSRGFMLPLLGAALVADASAQIFCRERLYHGLSRNFLERAKAAEANR
- a CDS encoding adenosine deaminase, coding for MTNVDQFITGLPKAELHLHIEGTLEPELMFALARRNEVTLPYGSIDEIRQAYDFGNLQDFLNIYYAGTNVLRTPQDFRDLAAAYFDRAAQDNIIHAEIMFDPQAHTSRGVPFAHVIEGLLSAMREAQARHGITSDLIMSFLRHLSEEEAFDTLRAATPWLPQIKAVGLDSSEVGHPPEKFARVFAAAADAGLKLCAHAGEEGPPAYVWEALDLLKVDRIDHGNRALEEDALVDRLVDEQMVLTVCPLSNLKLCVIDDIASHPLDRMLEMGLRATVNSDDPAYFGGYLNDNYRAVTAARNLTREQIALLARNSITGSFLPQQAKDTHLATIDAYLEQAH
- a CDS encoding SDR family oxidoreductase yields the protein MAPDQCRITDQVAIVTGGGAGIGRAIALALAEAGADIIIADIFPERGTEVAARVAEHGRACLALPTDMAQPDQVAAMVDAAQARFGRIDILVNNAGGVSRKAFLDQSQNSWRRHIDLNLVSMLAATSAAVPHIIAGGRGGAIINVSSIEGSRAAPGYAVYAACKAGMNNFTRSMALELADHGIRVNAIAPDFTTTPGTRGNPPGPVDEATWFPVPPAMADATARRIPLQRPGVDRECGQAALFLASPMSSYITGTILPVDGGSWASSGWVRNAAGQWVLVEPHGVSDA
- a CDS encoding TIGR03619 family F420-dependent LLM class oxidoreductase, giving the protein MKINVPLPFDHADLPDEFGTMAAVAEIGRTVEQAGFHAGLVTDHPVPTGRWLDTGGHHAQSPFVMLALLAAHTTTLRLQTGILVLPYRNPFIVARDITTLDAFAGGRVTLSAGAGYLKGEYRALGVDFDQRNELMDEYLRAIRTATSGEEFAFEGTGYQAFGNRIVPGSPQKPGLPLYVGGNAKRAIRRVVDLADGWNPFFTAGGGVNSATTRTAAMENEADLQAGIAYMNDYAAQVGRTKLPEVILGGVNKPGEDLSNQQIVDRIATYAQLGVTACGVTVKGKTRSEWCDNAARIGEEVIAKLL